A window of Nicotiana tabacum cultivar K326 chromosome 24, ASM71507v2, whole genome shotgun sequence contains these coding sequences:
- the LOC142178227 gene encoding pentatricopeptide repeat-containing protein At5g25630-like — protein MYATVMNGFSKRGHTEKTFSLFRLMEQGSTKPYRYIYSIVIDALCKDRMLDAVVSLLNEMKQKGLVGGKMLGLCSVRWLVNVNIYPNVYTFSIVIDGLCKEEKVEDAEKIMRHMIRKGEEPTVVTYNAIADGYCLRGQID, from the exons ATGTATGCAACTGTCATGAATGGGTTTAGTAAAAGGGGCCATACTGAAAAAACTTTTAGTTTGTTCCGATTAATGGAACAAGGTAGCACTAAGCCCTACAGATACATCTATAGCATTGTTATAGATGCCCTTTGCAAAGATAGAATGCTAGATGCTGTTGTCAGCCTTTTAAACGAGATGAAACAGAAAG GTTTGGTCGGTGGGAAAATGTTAGGGCTTTGTTCTGTGAGATGGTTGGTTAATGTTAATATTTATCCAAATGTGTACACCTTCAGCATAGTGATCGATGGGCTATGCAAAGAAGAAAAAGTTGAAGACGCCGAGAAAATAATGAGACACATGATCAGAAAAGGTGAGGAGCCTACTGTGGTCACCTACAATGCGATAGCAGATGGATATTGTTTGCGTGGTCAAATTGATTGA
- the LOC107770640 gene encoding uncharacterized protein LOC107770640: MSETTIIGDTSNVAKAVSYDVNHLNNFDSSGMTLVNTVFDRIGYPGWRRSILLSLSAKKKLGFINGACQSTDLKSPDHEQWSRVNDMVISWILNALSKDIVDSVMYSKIAKELWDSLEQRFGRSNGAKLYHMQKELSELVQGNSDIARYFTKLKRLWDELDALNVIICYSCVCVCERKSKLTKSLEDQRLIQFLMDLNDIYAQAIGNILMMNPLPTMNVAYSLLLQDENQIEVYTNAHINSDSLSFMVVGEAKQPNA, translated from the coding sequence ATGTCTGAAACAACCATCATTGGTGATACCAGTAATGTTGCAAAGGCAGTCAGCTATGATGTCAATCATCTTAACAATTTTGATTCTTCTGGGATGACTCTAGTCAACACTGTGTTTGATAGAATAGGATATCCAGGATGGAGGAGATCTATTCTGTTGTCTTTGTCAGCCAAGAAGAAACTTGGTTTCATCAATGGAGCTTGTCAATCTACAGATCTGAAGTCTCCAGATCATGAGCAATGGAGCCGTGTCAATGATATGGTGATATCTTGGATTCTAAATGCTCTCTCTAAGGACATTGTAGACAGTGTAATGTACTCCAAAATTGCGAAAGAGCTTTGGGACAGTCTGGAGCAGAGATTTGGAAGATCAAATGGAGCCAAGCTGTATCATATGCAAAAGGAGCTATCAGAATTAGTACAGGGTAATAGTGACATTGCAAGATACTTCACTAAACTCAAACGATTGTGGGATGAATTGGATGCTTTAAATGTTATCATATGTTATTCATGTGTTTGTGTTtgtgaaagaaaatcaaagttaACTAAGTCACTTGAAGACCAGAGGTTGATTCAATTCCTAATGGATTTGAATGACATTTATGCACAAGCAATAGGAAATATACTCATGATGAATCCTTTGCCTACCATGAATGTTGCCTATTCACTACTTTTGCAAGATGAAAATCAAATAGAAGTTTATACAAATGCACACATCAACTCTGATTCACTTTCATTTATGGTAGTTGGAGAGGCAAAGCAGCCTAATGCCTAG